The following are encoded in a window of Telmatobacter sp. DSM 110680 genomic DNA:
- the fliD gene encoding flagellar filament capping protein FliD: MGAVGLSFGSATSGQGFDVTTTVNQIVTNLQAVETPWKTQLTALTSKDTTLTSLGTQLSTLSTDLQTLTDFSGTMAYKTGSSSDTNVLTLSSASATAVAGTHTISVQNLAQTSSAASDAVKASDTLTGGITFKVGSGNWQTVNVGDGSSAATLSGLSGAINNANLGVTASVLTNADGTERLSLVSQTSGSAGQITIADTMSDPASPTTLADSTVANTKTGLGLATIQNGLDATMTVDGVTGITSASNTVTAAIPGVTFQLLSTGTASSMGTSEAVQVVIDNDTTSIETAINTFVTDYNATMKAINAQEGKDSSGNPEPLYGTSVLAQLQEGLLSAVSSSFGSNSINSLISLGITANASADGTISLDADKLSSALNSNFNQVVSLFQDTGSFGASFTNTLNGLGNSSADGGAISLALSENSSQETTLNDNVSKQEALIATQKARLTTELNTANQILQSIPEMIQQVSEMYSAVTGYSRNQNG, from the coding sequence ATGGGGGCAGTCGGTCTGAGTTTTGGCTCGGCTACGAGCGGTCAGGGATTCGATGTGACCACGACCGTCAACCAGATTGTGACCAATCTGCAGGCCGTAGAGACGCCTTGGAAGACACAGTTAACGGCGCTTACGAGCAAGGACACAACGCTTACCAGCCTGGGAACGCAATTATCTACCTTATCAACCGACCTGCAGACCCTTACTGACTTCAGCGGCACCATGGCGTACAAAACGGGGTCAAGTTCAGATACAAACGTGCTCACGTTGTCATCCGCCAGCGCAACTGCTGTTGCAGGCACCCACACCATCTCGGTTCAGAATTTGGCACAGACTTCCAGCGCTGCCTCGGATGCGGTAAAAGCGTCGGACACGCTCACAGGCGGCATCACTTTCAAGGTTGGATCGGGAAATTGGCAAACGGTTAACGTCGGGGATGGTTCCAGCGCAGCCACGCTTTCTGGTCTCTCCGGGGCGATCAACAACGCTAATCTTGGCGTAACGGCCAGTGTGCTGACCAATGCGGATGGCACCGAGAGACTCTCACTAGTGAGCCAAACCAGCGGCTCCGCTGGGCAAATCACGATTGCCGACACGATGAGCGACCCCGCGAGTCCCACTACTCTTGCGGACTCTACGGTCGCCAATACTAAGACGGGGCTGGGGCTGGCGACCATTCAGAATGGCCTCGATGCCACAATGACAGTCGATGGAGTCACCGGAATCACCAGCGCCTCGAATACGGTGACCGCTGCGATCCCGGGCGTGACCTTTCAATTGCTCTCGACTGGGACTGCAAGTTCAATGGGGACATCAGAGGCGGTGCAGGTAGTCATCGATAACGATACGACGAGCATTGAGACGGCGATCAACACGTTTGTGACGGACTACAACGCTACGATGAAGGCCATCAATGCCCAGGAGGGCAAAGACTCATCTGGAAATCCAGAGCCGCTATATGGCACATCTGTTTTGGCGCAGTTGCAGGAGGGCTTGCTTTCGGCAGTGAGTTCATCCTTCGGCTCCAACTCCATCAATTCGCTGATTTCACTTGGTATCACCGCAAATGCAAGCGCAGACGGCACGATCAGTCTCGACGCAGACAAGCTTAGCAGCGCGCTGAACAGCAATTTCAATCAGGTGGTCTCGCTGTTTCAAGACACAGGGAGTTTTGGTGCGTCTTTTACGAATACGTTGAATGGTCTTGGCAATAGCAGCGCTGACGGAGGCGCGATCAGTCTGGCCCTCAGTGAGAACAGCAGCCAGGAAACCACGTTAAATGACAATGTCTCCAAGCAGGAGGCATTGATTGCCACGCAGAAGGCAAGGCTGACAACGGAGCTGAATACCGCCAATCAGATTTTGCAATCGATTCCAGAAATGATTCAGCAGGTCAGCGAGATGTATAGCGCTGTCACCGGCTACAGCCGGAATCAGAACGGCTAG
- the fliS gene encoding flagellar export chaperone FliS produces MDAYRAHSLEGASGVELTIALYDGIIRFMHNAAEAVGRKDVEARRAAVKRAMDIVVRLQATLDKEVGGNAAESLSDFYVAMFALMLQGSQQNSRTKFEQVIANVRNVRDAWKQVFADSHDSQINPGQLTGGISSSPATGATWMSRTETHAAGNWTA; encoded by the coding sequence ATGGATGCGTATCGGGCACACTCTCTTGAGGGAGCCTCCGGAGTTGAACTCACCATCGCACTCTACGACGGCATCATTCGCTTCATGCACAATGCCGCGGAGGCAGTGGGCCGGAAGGACGTAGAAGCGCGTCGCGCGGCGGTGAAGCGGGCGATGGACATCGTTGTTCGTCTACAGGCGACGCTCGACAAGGAAGTCGGTGGCAACGCCGCTGAGTCCCTCTCCGATTTCTATGTTGCCATGTTTGCACTGATGCTTCAGGGTTCGCAGCAGAATTCCAGGACAAAATTCGAGCAGGTAATTGCCAATGTGCGCAACGTGCGGGACGCCTGGAAGCAAGTCTTTGCAGATTCTCATGACAGTCAGATTAACCCCGGTCAATTGACGGGCGGGATCTCTTCAAGTCCCGCAACGGGTGCCACCTGGATGTCTCGCACCGAGACGCATGCTGCGGGCAACTGGACGGCCTGA
- a CDS encoding ABC transporter ATP-binding protein, with protein MLRELGPLLRYMRRYRWGYLWGTLACIATNIAAVQGPQILRKTIDELERGVSRERIVFLACVFIGIYIVKGIFLYAQRWILIGISREIEFDLRNDLFLQLERQDANFYQKYRTGDVMARMTNDLNAVRMLLGPALMYSANTVFFTVGALYFLLRISPWLTLVAWAPMPLASILVQYFGRKIHDRFEKIQESFSEISSQAQENYSGARLVRAFGREQSQMSLFEKLNRQYIHRAQGLVQLMGMLWPTLEFILGIAMIITLLVGGHEVVAHRITPGDFVAFNTYMILLIWPIIAVGWVVNLFQRGTASVKRIDEILRAVPGIDDSEADPAISGDALLRGEIEFRNLNFSYGETQVLRDISLKIPAGSSLAIVGPTGSGKTTLVNLIARLYEAPEGSLCMDGRPIRKYPLEVVRRNLGIVPQETFLFSETIRENLAFGVSASSDEELLQAAEAAHIRREFEDFPQGFETMVGERGMTLSGGQKQRLAIARALLRRPAILVLDDALASVDTYTEERILGGLRNYTTTSTTILISHRVSTVRNADQIAVLDHGKIVEIGRHDELLALDGYYASLYQKQQLEEELTVAG; from the coding sequence ATGCTTCGCGAACTGGGCCCGCTGCTCCGCTATATGCGCCGTTATCGTTGGGGCTACCTTTGGGGTACGCTAGCATGCATCGCCACGAATATAGCGGCAGTCCAGGGGCCGCAGATTTTAAGAAAAACAATTGATGAACTGGAACGCGGAGTTTCCCGCGAGCGCATCGTTTTTCTGGCCTGCGTGTTCATCGGAATTTACATCGTTAAGGGAATTTTCCTCTACGCCCAGCGCTGGATCCTGATTGGAATTTCTCGGGAGATCGAGTTCGATCTTCGCAACGACCTTTTTCTGCAACTGGAGCGGCAGGACGCAAACTTCTACCAGAAATACCGCACCGGCGACGTTATGGCCCGGATGACCAATGATCTGAACGCGGTGCGTATGCTGCTGGGTCCGGCCCTGATGTACAGCGCTAACACGGTGTTTTTTACGGTAGGCGCCCTTTATTTTCTCCTTCGCATCAGTCCGTGGTTGACACTTGTGGCGTGGGCTCCAATGCCGCTGGCCAGCATTCTGGTTCAATACTTCGGCCGCAAAATTCACGATCGCTTCGAGAAGATTCAGGAAAGCTTCTCCGAGATATCGTCGCAGGCTCAAGAGAATTATTCAGGCGCGCGACTGGTTCGGGCATTCGGACGCGAACAATCGCAGATGAGCCTGTTCGAAAAATTGAATCGCCAATATATTCATCGGGCCCAGGGTCTGGTCCAACTGATGGGCATGTTGTGGCCGACACTCGAGTTCATCCTGGGCATAGCCATGATCATCACGCTGCTCGTTGGTGGTCACGAGGTGGTCGCACACCGCATCACGCCTGGCGATTTCGTGGCATTCAACACCTACATGATCCTGCTGATCTGGCCCATCATCGCTGTGGGCTGGGTCGTTAATCTCTTTCAACGTGGAACAGCCTCGGTGAAACGTATCGATGAAATCCTGCGTGCGGTTCCCGGAATCGACGATAGCGAGGCTGATCCGGCGATTTCCGGCGATGCTCTTCTTCGCGGAGAGATCGAGTTTCGCAATCTAAATTTCAGTTACGGCGAGACGCAGGTTCTGCGCGACATCTCCCTCAAGATTCCTGCAGGGTCGAGCCTCGCTATTGTAGGACCAACGGGGTCAGGAAAAACGACTCTGGTTAACCTCATCGCTCGTCTGTACGAAGCGCCGGAAGGTTCCTTGTGCATGGATGGGCGCCCGATTCGCAAGTATCCGTTGGAAGTGGTGCGTCGCAACCTGGGAATCGTGCCACAAGAAACTTTTCTATTCAGCGAGACGATCCGCGAGAATCTTGCCTTCGGCGTCTCGGCCAGTTCCGATGAAGAACTTCTGCAGGCAGCTGAAGCCGCACATATCCGACGTGAATTCGAGGATTTTCCGCAGGGATTCGAGACGATGGTAGGCGAACGCGGTATGACGCTGTCGGGCGGCCAGAAGCAACGCCTGGCTATTGCGCGCGCGCTGCTACGGCGACCCGCGATATTGGTATTAGATGACGCCCTCGCCAGCGTCGATACTTATACCGAGGAACGCATTCTGGGTGGATTGCGCAACTACACGACTACATCCACCACGATTCTGATTTCGCACCGCGTATCAACTGTGCGCAATGCTGACCAGATCGCGGTGTTGGATCATGGCAAGATTGTGGAGATAGGCCGCCACGATGAGTTACTGGCGCTTGATGGCTACTATGCGAGTCTCTACCAGAAACAGCAACTGGAAGAAGAACTGACGGTCGCCGGCTAA